In Halictus rubicundus isolate RS-2024b chromosome 1, iyHalRubi1_principal, whole genome shotgun sequence, the sequence atacatAGTTTCACGAATAAGTTTCACTATTTTAATTTACtccaaaataaatacaatatgtacatacatatatatgtacatttttatttgaatattctgttcgaaattGAAACAtgtaaatttgtaaaaaattatctAGCAATAAAGAATCAATAACCTTCAATTGATTGAAAATGTATGGATTACGTTTAAATTAATTGGAAAACCGTGTTATTGTTCAAAATAATTTGAAGAATGTGTATAAcgaattatttatattaatttaaagaatgtgtatAACGTATTGGCCACAATAATTTAAACAAATGTGCACAATATATTGTCTGAATACGTTAAAAAATAcacaacaaaattaatttattaataattttttacggtctaaatttacaaaaattgatgGTTACTTtcgttttaacattttttatttgttaatacATCGATTAATATAAAATGCAAAGTTTGAACTTTGAAAGATTGCCGCTGACATTTGTCATTTCTTTGGCATATGAAAGTGTTCAAAGAGACATTAAACAAATCGACGTCGATGATCACGCATTACCAATTTCTCGTGCTGAAGGACACGTTGCACCACGAAGAATCCACTTTCTCAATTTTTACTGCACATCTTACTTTCGGGTATCTGCGGGCAACCGGGAATTCAATCTGTAACGTGGCCGACTGGTTTTTCTTACTGTTCCACTTCAAGATTATTACACTcgtcaaaattacaaaacttctgtTACTATCGTACGATTAATTAAACAGGTGATCAAAATACTAGAAccacaaacaatttttaaatgaatgtcCAGCTACGCTCTTATCATTATTGATGTTCGCATATAACAAATGCACATTTAGCAGCACTGTAGACAACATTATTCATCTCATGCTGAAATAATGCGTTTTCACACTATAATAATTTGATCAAccattctatgcaaaataaaaactttctacctTGTTCACAGGAAATAGAAACCAAATATAACATCCTTtgtttcttcaataattttaatagactaaaaataatatacattagCATGTATTGTCATAAATACAAATTACTAATCTCATGATAACAATACTTACTTTGAATATGTGGGATGTCGTTCGGACGGCGGTTAAGTAAATGAATGAAGTGTGTTATAGAAAAAGATCTCTTCCGCAAGACATCAGTGAACTTGCAAAAGAATTGCTGTATAATATTTCAACATGCAGAGGGCGTCATGAATTATTTTAGATTAATACGAATTATGTTCGTTCATTGGGCAGGTCACCGTACGCTATTCAAGTGCTGATCATGATGCATTAAATTTCAGACGACGGTGCTACTGGTAGCTACCACAGTATACTCGAAGCCAGCTCCAGAACCACCAAGTTCATACTTCCCGCCCCCAAGCGGCGGTGGTCCAAGTGGACCAGGTAGTTATGGTCCCCCATCGCTTCCGGATCGTTATGGGCCACCTCAACAGCAACCCGTCGTTCACAAGCACGTGTACGTCCACGTGCCACCACCGGAAGCTCCGGAATACAAGCCACCAAAATACATACCACCCGCAGCAGCACCCCAGAAACATTACAAGATCGTCTTCATAAAGGCACCAACGCCACCAACACCAACTGCCCCGGCTCTGCCACCGTTGCCGCCTCAAGATGAAGAGAAGACTTTGATCTATGTCCTCGTGAAGAAACCGGAAGAGGCACCGGAAGTGGTTCTACCGACACAGGCGCCAACGCAACCCAGCAAACCGGAGGTCTACTTCATCAGATACAAGACACAGGTGAGGATTTCGAGAAGCTATCCGACAGTCACTATCATTTCTTTCTCCCCTTATCTCTTTCACCGTCAAGAGTGTATAACCTTATGTGTCTACCTTCTTTACTGCTTTCATCAGTATATTTTTAtacgacaccctatatattttaATCGATATTCTTGGAGAGCgtaaaaagacgaatccaacgactaccatgaCCGTACTGTTACGATCATTTAATCTCGAGATATACGTGTCtgaaaacataaaatattttacctttCAGACACGTGTATCTCGAGATCCAATGATCGTAACAGTACGAtcatggtagtcgttggattcgtctttttacGCTCTCTAAGAATATCGACgaaaatatatagggtgtcgtaTAAAAACATTACTCATGATATTGAAACTTCGATAataaaataacttttctaaAAGTGAACCAAATTTCCGTTTTTCTACCGAGCTATATAGAAGAATTTAGTGGATGATGTctgaaagaaattgtttaaaaatggcATTTTGAGAGGAAATGCTGGCCAGATATGTGTTAAGATAATCGAAAGAAAATAGACGAAGATAATGGtgctatttattatttttctgtttttcagAAAGAGCAACAAAGCGCAGAATACGGACCACCCCCGCAGTCGCCACCCTCAGACAATTATGGTGCTCCACCATCAAGTTCCGGTGGTCCCTATTAAATAGCGGTACCTCGCGTAAACTCGTTTCCTGCGAACGAAATACTCAAAACATGAATCTCAAACTACCGGGAGTTTGTTTTAAACCATACGTCATCGATTACGAGATCTCGTGAACGTTGAGTCCTGCAGCAGGTGATACAAATGTTACCGCTATTAATCATTATAGGCTCCGTGAATAGATTTAGATGTCGATACTATTTAGCTTTGTACATTCCTAGCTACTTATCTGCAGTACCTTGAACTACCGGCTCACTATCCCTGCAAAATTTCTTGAGAAACTAACCGAAATATTTGAAGTATAAATATGTTCGACTATAAACTTTCTATTCTGCTGCATCAGTTTTTTAATTGATTGATTTAAACTAAAAGAGAAATCTGTTCGAACATAGCTTTGGCATTTACGTTTCTGAAAATGAGTGTGTCAATATCCATTGATAAACTTTTAAGGCGTATTGATGCAAGTGCAAATGATTGTAATCTGTGTACgtgtattttaataaatatatttgtactTTTGTAGAAACCCTTTGTCTGTTTTTATCAGTTCTCAAAGATAAACCTAAGGTCCAGggacaatttttttcttcaaaataaattgttatCAGTAGGCTACACTCCACAACGAAGATATAATTTatgttaaaacaattttatttctaaaaaaattaattggaaGATAGGGTAAATATTTGTGGAAACGAAACAGTTActtcgaaaataaatttctctatgACTAATTATAATGTTTAAACATACGTGTTAAAGTTTCGCTCGTATACACATCACTAATTTTGCATCGAAGTTAATAACATAATTTTACAACAAAAGTTTCGGACACTTTGACAAAAcgattttacagaaatttttcGAATACAGTTTCCCTGCGAGGGGGCTATATatcacatttttttaaataccaATGAAACAGAGAATCACTCTTGATACAGTAATTTATGCATTATAATTTAGTTACTGTCACTTTCATATGTTACTTCACATTATAGATTCAACTATTCAAGCTTTTATTTGTAATCAAGGTTAGCATTATAATCATTTTTCTAAACATTCgactaattaattttttatcaaaaataatTCGAAAAGCGCGTACTCTGGGAACTATATGCCTAAAAACAATCCCGAGTGCTCTTTTCGTTATAGGCAaatttcctctgcaatttctaCTACGAATAATTTAGAATTTTCTTAATAATACTTCTATAtgtgtaaatattaaaaataatattttactttttaatcAGTCACATTGAAAATTCCTTTGAATTCAATTGCGATAACGCGTTCGATATACGATTAAGAGTGATTATTGGCATTGCACAAAATTGAAATAGGTAAATTATTCCATACATAACCAAGCATGTTTATCAGTCGTACTCGATAATCAATGATTTATTGTTATCAGACTTTGGTACAACTGCTTTGCCGTATAAGCCGCGCATAATAGCATATTAGTAAAATGTATTGTCAGTCGTCCACTGAGAGAGTGTCGCAAGAAGCCTGCTTCAGATGTGTACATTCATAGCCAAAATATTTGAGCAAATGCAATTAGTGATAAACATGCTTCATTAATACGCCCATGAAAGAGTCAACTGTTGGTCATCTCATTTCCCATTCATCAATTTAACACAACACTTACTATTATATCACAAATATCCCTTACAAATGAAACACTACACCAAATAGCAAGATATTCATCACAGATGCAAATACTCCTTTAAGCAGTTCCATTTCGAACcacataaatatttatgaacaTACTCTTATACAGTTAACGTTGAAGCCGTGCGTTAAAGGAGTGCTTGAATCCTTAAATCTATATTCTACGGAAAGAACAAGTAAGTAAATAATCACTACAATGAAAGAGATAATACACCATTGATAAATGAAGGCTTacatgaaattaatattaatctcTGCTTGCACAGTAGGCTAGCTAAACACGCGGGCAAAACACTGAATAAAAGTAATACCTAAGTGATTACATTGATCTGGTAAAcatcattaaccccttgccttatgATTTCGTTTCCAACTGAGCCTGTTCGAgctattttattataatagaCGGGAATTTACATTTTCGTTGTAAATTTACATTCATTCCAAAtgttaaatattgatatcaGAAATATGGCGTTCCATTTCATCTTAAAGAATAAAGTTCGTTTAATGATATTCGTATTTCGTAAAACCATTTTAAAAATCTTCACTGCATGATAAGGCAACAGCTTAAATTCTCTACACATAATCACTGGGAACTACTCACAAAACCTTAATCAGTCCTTAATTGAATAAAGCGGTAAAGAATATGTTCAGAATTATATGTACATTCAAGATAAACCTTCTAAACAACATATTGTAACAATCTTTAGCTTTCAAGGAAGCAAACTATCGACACGGATAAAATTCTACATTTTACGTTAAACAAAAATCTAGAAACAATTCGTGTAGATTTATTTACATGTGTCTTCTTAAAAATTTCGCCATCAGCTTAACGCGCGTGAAATATTGTTCCTCTGGAATCTATTAAAACAAGTTCAACAGTATTAAATAAACAACTTTTTGGTACCGTGTTCTATACATTTCAAGTAATGCAGTTACATTAGCTTctccataataatactagactTTGGAGTGTAATTTCGTCTTAACATCAAGATGACCCGTAAAAAAAAGTACGCGTCAAACACGTCAAACTAAAACTCTGTACAAAGTTTCGTTAAAATCAGCTGAAACCTCGCTCCTATAAATTCTCAAAATATCCGAGGACATGCTCGTGTCGCACAAAAACACAGTGTATAAAAGTTCTTTgtacataaaaatttgttttctcatCTTTGTAACAAGACTCCTTTAAGCCCCAAAAAGCGTGTCACATATAGTTTCCTTAAATGTTTCTGtatggtaaaaaaaaaagaaaaggaattcGTTTCTTTTAATCCGCCTTCTCCGCAGGTTTTTTGAGAAGCGTCTTCTTAATCAGTATAGAAACCAGCGGGTATGTCAGGTAGATTATGTGACCGCAGTAATAAATGGAAGAGTAGACTTGATTGTAACGGGGAAACGATAGAAGATGGAAACAAACGACGCTGTAACCCATAAAGATAAATGTGTAGACGAATGAAACCACTGCGAATAACATTCGAAGTTCCACATGGGCTTTCATTATACTTTGCAGCTTCTCCTGCTTCTCGAATATCGAGGTCAactgaaaaataaacaaaagaattttagtGAAATATACATCAATTCTGTTTACTTAAATAAGTTGTTTATAATCTACAGCGAGAATTTGTGTGCAAAACAGCATATGCAAATAAAGaaatgatatacaaaaaatgAATGCATTTGCATATGCAATATGTGACTGGACTTTTATACATATTCAGAAACTCATTTTTTTGTTAGTGCTTCATTGTGATTGCTGGCAACTGGTTAACAATTTTTGAGAACcaaaaatcaattattttacCTACGAAATCCAAAGATACAATGTATTATAATTTACAACTCACAGCATACACAAAGTAAATCAATTTAAAAGGTATAGTAGCTGTTTG encodes:
- the LOC143358508 gene encoding uncharacterized protein LOC143358508, whose protein sequence is MLFYLTTVLLVATTVYSKPAPEPPSSYFPPPSGGGPSGPGSYGPPSLPDRYGPPQQQPVVHKHVYVHVPPPEAPEYKPPKYIPPAAAPQKHYKIVFIKAPTPPTPTAPALPPLPPQDEEKTLIYVLVKKPEEAPEVVLPTQAPTQPSKPEVYFIRYKTQKEQQSAEYGPPPQSPPSDNYGAPPSSSGGPY